The Bombus fervidus isolate BK054 chromosome 3, iyBomFerv1, whole genome shotgun sequence genome includes a window with the following:
- the LOC139986030 gene encoding uncharacterized protein isoform X3 yields MSFFRGLWKSSSKHKKLCEEWALANSRECVEGGGSAGTTHDESEDASEARFTLKYLGSTLVETPSSEEATAEAIKTVITMAKASGKKLQRVSLAVSLKGIRMTDLATEEDQLQVSIYRISYCSADAAHDHVFAFIATNLNETMECHAFLCPKRKMAQTVTLTVAQAFNTAYEAWQLSQADPRIHHAQDKSPSLTDDRNDNNEKKKNEEEAKSVNKVNEQNKDNGQRRNANDTSKNLLIDLSNETKATGNSWVCFEEEDGKKIQKKSNAISIPMTTLRHSTTSASHHVMPKPTTGFKIQNAWGESRSVDLMCS; encoded by the exons AACTATGCGAGGAATGGGCTCTAGCGAATAGTCGCGAATGCGTAGAGGGCGGCGGTTCTGCTGGTACAACGCACGACGAATCTGAGGATGCATCGGAAGCCAGGTTCACCCTCAAATATTTGGGTAGTACTCTCGTCGAAACACCCTCGAGCGAAGAAGCTACGGCTGAAGCCATCAAAACCGTCATTACTATG GCAAAAGCAAGCGGTAAGAAGCTGCAACGGGTCTCTTTAGCTGTGAGTTTAAAGGGTATTAGAATGACGGACCTTGCCACGGAAGAAGATCAGCTTCAAGTGTCTATATACAG AATTTCATATTGTTCGGCGGACGCCGCTCACGATCATGTGTTCGCATTTATCGCAACAAATTTGAACGAAACTATGGAGTGCCATGCGTTTCTCTGCCCCAAAAGAAAAATGGCGCAAACGGTAACGTTAACTGTGGCTCAGGCGTTTAACACGGCTTACGAAGCTTGGCAGCTGTCCCAAGCCGATCCTAGGATCCATCACGCTCAAGATAAAAGCCCCTCGTTAACTGATGATAGGAATG acaacaatgaaaaaaagaaaaacgaagaagaggCAAAATCCGTAAACAAAGTTAACGAACAGAATAAAGACAATGGTCAACGGCGTAATGCGAACGATACGTCGAAAAATCTTCTAATTGATTTGTCGAATGAGACTAAAGCAACTGGAAATTCATGG GTTTGCTTCGAAGAAGAAGATGGTAAGAAGATACAGAAAAAGAGTAACGCAATTAGCATTCCCATGACGACTTTGAGACACAGCACGACGTCTGCGTCGCACCACGTTATGCCGAAGCCAACGACAGGCTTCAAAATTCAGAATGCTTGGGGTGAATCGAGATCTGTAGACTTGATGTGTTCGTAG
- the LOC139986030 gene encoding uncharacterized protein isoform X2, whose translation MPFFKKLRRFSRHKKLCEEWALANSRECVEGGGSAGTTHDESEDASEARFTLKYLGSTLVETPSSEEATAEAIKTVITMAKASGKKLQRVSLAVSLKGIRMTDLATEEDQLQVSIYRISYCSADAAHDHVFAFIATNLNETMECHAFLCPKRKMAQTVTLTVAQAFNTAYEAWQLSQADPRIHHAQDKSPSLTDDRNDNNEKKKNEEEAKSVNKVNEQNKDNGQRRNANDTSKNLLIDLSNETKATGNSWVCFEEEDGKKIQKKSNAISIPMTTLRHSTTSASHHVMPKPTTGFKIQNAWGESRSVDLMCS comes from the exons AACTATGCGAGGAATGGGCTCTAGCGAATAGTCGCGAATGCGTAGAGGGCGGCGGTTCTGCTGGTACAACGCACGACGAATCTGAGGATGCATCGGAAGCCAGGTTCACCCTCAAATATTTGGGTAGTACTCTCGTCGAAACACCCTCGAGCGAAGAAGCTACGGCTGAAGCCATCAAAACCGTCATTACTATG GCAAAAGCAAGCGGTAAGAAGCTGCAACGGGTCTCTTTAGCTGTGAGTTTAAAGGGTATTAGAATGACGGACCTTGCCACGGAAGAAGATCAGCTTCAAGTGTCTATATACAG AATTTCATATTGTTCGGCGGACGCCGCTCACGATCATGTGTTCGCATTTATCGCAACAAATTTGAACGAAACTATGGAGTGCCATGCGTTTCTCTGCCCCAAAAGAAAAATGGCGCAAACGGTAACGTTAACTGTGGCTCAGGCGTTTAACACGGCTTACGAAGCTTGGCAGCTGTCCCAAGCCGATCCTAGGATCCATCACGCTCAAGATAAAAGCCCCTCGTTAACTGATGATAGGAATG acaacaatgaaaaaaagaaaaacgaagaagaggCAAAATCCGTAAACAAAGTTAACGAACAGAATAAAGACAATGGTCAACGGCGTAATGCGAACGATACGTCGAAAAATCTTCTAATTGATTTGTCGAATGAGACTAAAGCAACTGGAAATTCATGG GTTTGCTTCGAAGAAGAAGATGGTAAGAAGATACAGAAAAAGAGTAACGCAATTAGCATTCCCATGACGACTTTGAGACACAGCACGACGTCTGCGTCGCACCACGTTATGCCGAAGCCAACGACAGGCTTCAAAATTCAGAATGCTTGGGGTGAATCGAGATCTGTAGACTTGATGTGTTCGTAG